From a region of the Zingiber officinale cultivar Zhangliang chromosome 4B, Zo_v1.1, whole genome shotgun sequence genome:
- the LOC121976904 gene encoding probable catabolite repression protein creC isoform X2, translating to MAEQSQAAPLASNSGSRSVASRFLGVANGGRSLSLVVGNGIGRVALANCRTAGFDEEAVESSTSTELPNYGGGGTFLIYNVADTLFVSDLNLKEKDPIKAIQFSNSSPVCHAFDAEADDGYDLLLGLHCGDVYLVSLRQQLQDTGRKMVAAQHYFYYNMDGATNNSRCICVAWVPGRIGTFVVGHADGNIYVYEKNKEGTSDSSFPVIKDQTQFSISHTRSSKSNPVARWHVCHGPVNSISFSADGACMATVGRDGCLRVFDFAKELLLFGGKSYYGALLCSAWSSDGKYILTGGEDDLVQIWSTEEQKIVAWGEGHNSWISGVAFDSYLQAPNSEEAEQNVVYRFGSVGQDSQLLLWDLAIDELVVPLYGPPGGSPTTKSDLSANGDSISTTGAILPSPSMSDVPKISPIATQQVHLDPLSGLIFTKASLLTVSREGHIKFWRRPGHSDPLKCLSAKNPSFCSSIARVELQKECL from the exons ATGGCGGAACAAAGCCAGGCGGCTCCGTTAGCATCAAATTCAGGATCGAGGTCTGTGGCTTCCAGATTTTTAGGGGTCGCCAATGGGGGTCGGTCGCTAAGCCTTGTCGTCGGAAATGGTATCGGTAGAGTAGCATTGGCCAACTGCCGGACCGCTGGGTTTGATGAGGAAGCTGTGGAATCGAGTACCTCGACTGAATTGCCAAATTATGGTGGAGGCGGGACGTTCTTAATTTACAATGTTGCAGACACTTTGTTTGTCAGTGACCTCAATTTGAAAGAGAAG GATCCCATCAAGGCTATCCAATTCAGCAATTCAAGCCCTGTTTGCCATGCATTTGATGCCGAGGCAGATGATGGGTATGATTTGCTCCTCGGGCTGCATTGTGGAGATG TCTACTTGGTATCGCTGAGGCAACAATTACAGGATACAGGAAGGAAGATGGTGGCAGCTCAACATTATTTCTATTATAATATGGATGGAGCAACTAATAACAG CCGGTGCATTTGCGTGGCATGGGTACCTGGACGTATAGGTACTTTTGTTGTTGGTCATGCAGACGGTAATATATATGTATACGAAAAG AACAAGGAAGGAACTTCTGATAGCTCATTTCCTGTAATCAAGGATCAAACTCAGTTTTCTATTTCTCACACACGCTCAAGTAAG AGCAATCCAGTTGCTAGATGGCATGTTTGTCATGGTCCAGTAAACAGCATATCATTCTCAGCTGATGGAGCTTGTATGGCCACTGTCGGTAGAGATG GTTGTTTAAGAGTATTTGATTTTGCCAAAGAGCTTCTATTATTCGGAGGGAAAAGTTATTATGGTGCCTTGCTATGTTCTGCCTGGAG TTCTGATGGAAAATACATATTGACCGGAGGTGAAGATGATCTCGTGCAAATTTGGAGTACAGAGGAGCAAAAGATAGTAGCCTGGGGAGAAGGGCATAATTCATGG ATAAGTGGAGTTGCTTTTGATTCATATTTGCAAGCGCCAAATTCAGAAGAGGCAGAACAAAACGTAGTCTATCGTTTTGGCTCTGTAGGCCAG GACAGTCAGCTGCTTCTGTGGGATCTGGCGATCGATGAACTTGTCGTGCCACTTTATGGTCCACCTGGTGGTTCACCAACCACCAAGAGTGATCTCTCAGCAAATGGGGATAGCATTAGCACCACTGGTGCTATCCTGCCTTCTCCAAGCATGAGTGATGTGCCTAAAATCTCTCCTATTGCAACTCAGCAAGTACACTTGGATCCACTCTCTGGCTTGATATTCACTAAAGCATCATTGCTAACAGTATCCCGCGAAGGCCATATCAAGTTCTGGAGAAGACCTGGCCATTCTGATCCCTTGAAGTGTTTATCTGCGAAGAATCCAAGCTTCTGTTCCAGCATTGCAAGGGTTGAGTTGCAAAAAGAGTGCCTGTGA
- the LOC121976903 gene encoding membrane-anchored ubiquitin-fold protein 4-like isoform X4, with product MPEEDLVELKFRLYDGSDIGPIRYAASSTVAMLKERIISEWPRDKKIIPRVATDVKLICGGKMLENNKTVAQCRSPFDEISGGFITMHVVVQPSSSKVKTNSS from the exons ATGCCGGAGGAGGATCTGGTCGAGCTCAAGTTCCGGCTTTATGATGGCTCGGACATCGGTCCGATCCGCTACGCTGCTTCTTCGACTGTTGCGATGCTCAAGGAAAGGATAATCTCCGAGTGGCCGCGCG ATAAGAAGATCATACCAAGGGTTGCAACTGATGTGAAGCTGATATGTGGCGGCAAGATGTTGGAGAACAACAAAACAGTTGCTCAGTGCAGATCACCTTTTGATGAAATTTCTGGTGGGTTTATCACCATGCATGTTGTTGTCCAACCATCGTCAAGTAAAGTTAAAACAA ATAGTAGTTAA
- the LOC121976905 gene encoding exosome complex component RRP45A-like isoform X1 encodes MPIMEHKSMAWRMSVNERKFIETALASDLRVDGRRPFDYRRLNIKFGREDGCSEVQLGETHVMAYVTSELVQPYRDRPNEGILAIFTDFSPMADPSFEAGRPGESAIELGRVIDRGLRESRAVDMESLCVVAGKLVWSIQVDLHIIDNGGNLVDAANVAALAALLTFQRPECTVGGDNGQDIIIHDPKVVEPLPLVIHHLPISVTFAFYNKGDIMVIDPTHKEESVMGGKMTATINSNGDVCAIQKAGGEGVMPSVVMQCIRIASVKAADITSKLKNAVEVYNTERALRKVKRHPSKMAHQVSVADITLEDKQVKDLPRHQAKMACQPYIGSSQDDEPKVDTRTSTNADGNSSGTHADAFVGGPSKWDPYPLRVGTSQVLGTLTVVKEEQVVSDDHRAVECSLDHTTTSSSGTVSVSDAMQKSNTSKSLKDAVKLKKRKKNRSSTTTR; translated from the exons ATGCCAATCATGGAGCATAAATCGATGGCTTGGCGGATGTCGGTCAATGAACGGAAGTTCATAGAGACCGCACTCGCTTCCGATCTCCGTGTCGACGGCCGGCGCCCTTTTGACTACCGCCGGTTGAACATTAAGTTTGGGAG AGAAGATGGTTGTTCAGAAGTGCAACTAGGTGAGACTCATGTGATGGCTTATGTGACTTCTGAACTAGTGCAACCGTATCGAGATAGACCAAATGAAGGAATTCTTGCTATATTCACTGATTTTTCACCAATGGCTGATCCTTCCTTCGAAGCAGGGCGCCCTGGAGAATCTGCTATTGAACTTGGTCGTGTTATAGATCGTGGTCTTCG GGAAAGCAGGGCGGTGGATATGGAGTCCCTATGTGTTGTTGCAGGAAAATTAGTGTGGTCTATCCAAGTGGATCTACACATTATTGATAATGGAGG GAATCTAGTAGATGCTGCTAATGTTGCTGCCTTGGCTGCCCTTTTGACATTTCAAAGGCCTGAATGTACAGTAGGAGGAGATAATGGCCAAGATATTATTATTCATGATCCCAAG GTTGTGGAACCCCTTCCTTTGGTTATTCATCATCTTCCAATTTCAGTGACTTTTGCATTTTATAACAAGGGAGATATCATG GTTATTGATCCAACACATAAAGAAGAGTCTGTTATGGGAGGAAAGATGACTGCTACAATAAATTCAAACGGTGATGTTTGTGCAATTCAAAAAGCAGGAGGAGAAGGTGTCATGCCAAGTGTAGTCATGCAGTGTATAAGAATCGCCTCTGTGAAAGCTGCTGATATCACTAGTAAACTTAAGAATGCA GTAGAAGTATACAACACCGAAAGAGCATTACGGAAGGTTAAGCGCCATCCATCTAAAATGGCACACCAAGTTAGTGTTGCGGATATTACACTGGAGGACAAGCAAGTCAAGGATTTGCCAAGACATCAAGCAAAAATGGCATGTCAACCATATATAGGCTCTAGTCAAGATGATGAACCAAAAGTTGATACTAGAACATCTACAAATGCAGATGGCAACAGTAGTGGCACACATGCTGATGCTTTTGTTGGTGGCCCATCAAAATG GGATCCATATCCATTGAGGGTTGGAACATCTCAAGTACTTG GTACCCTAACGGTAGTTAAGGAAGAACAAGTAGTAAGCGATGATCACAGGGCAGTCGAATGTAGTCTTGACCATACAACCACTTCTAGTTCGGGAACTGTTAGTGTTTCAGATGCTATGCAGAAATCTAATACTTCAAAAAGTTTGAAAGATGCAGTGAAGTtgaaaaagagaaagaagaatagATCATCGACCACTACCAGATGA
- the LOC121976903 gene encoding membrane-anchored ubiquitin-fold protein 4-like isoform X1 → MPEEDLVELKFRLYDGSDIGPIRYAASSTVAMLKERIISEWPRDKKIIPRVATDVKLICGGKMLENNKTVAQCRSPFDEISGGFITMHVVVQPSSSKVKTSLLIGRTACGPNIISAKSIGHTNMNLPKLKKYPVFIFSEKETSGSFFGPSGLVCFLLLCCKRLEPPTQRPPQPGPTSMRGSKSR, encoded by the exons ATGCCGGAGGAGGATCTGGTCGAGCTCAAGTTCCGGCTTTATGATGGCTCGGACATCGGTCCGATCCGCTACGCTGCTTCTTCGACTGTTGCGATGCTCAAGGAAAGGATAATCTCCGAGTGGCCGCGCG ATAAGAAGATCATACCAAGGGTTGCAACTGATGTGAAGCTGATATGTGGCGGCAAGATGTTGGAGAACAACAAAACAGTTGCTCAGTGCAGATCACCTTTTGATGAAATTTCTGGTGGGTTTATCACCATGCATGTTGTTGTCCAACCATCGTCAAGTAAAGTTAAAACAA GTCTCTTAATTGGTCGAACTGCATGTGGACCTAACATTATCTCAGCTAAGTCTATCGGCCACACCAACATGAACTTACCCAAATTGAAGAAGTATCCAGTTTTTATTTTTTCAGAGAAAGAAACATCTGGTTCCTTTTTTGGTCCAAGTGGTCTGGTCTGTTTTTTGCTATTATGCtgcaaaaggttggaaccgccaacccagcggccccctcaacccggccccacaagtatgagagggagtaaatcacggtga
- the LOC121976903 gene encoding membrane-anchored ubiquitin-fold protein 4-like isoform X3, producing MPEEDLVELKFRLYDGSDIGPIRYAASSTVAMLKERIISEWPRDKKIIPRVATDVKLICGGKMLENNKTVAQCRSPFDEISGGFITMHVVVQPSSSKVKTKKKVDELSKKTTCSCTIL from the exons ATGCCGGAGGAGGATCTGGTCGAGCTCAAGTTCCGGCTTTATGATGGCTCGGACATCGGTCCGATCCGCTACGCTGCTTCTTCGACTGTTGCGATGCTCAAGGAAAGGATAATCTCCGAGTGGCCGCGCG ATAAGAAGATCATACCAAGGGTTGCAACTGATGTGAAGCTGATATGTGGCGGCAAGATGTTGGAGAACAACAAAACAGTTGCTCAGTGCAGATCACCTTTTGATGAAATTTCTGGTGGGTTTATCACCATGCATGTTGTTGTCCAACCATCGTCAAGTAAAGTTAAAACAA AAAAGAAGGTTGACGAGTTGTCGAAGAAGACCACCTGTTCGTGCACTATACTGTAG
- the LOC121976903 gene encoding membrane-anchored ubiquitin-fold protein 4-like isoform X2, with protein MPEEDLVELKFRLYDGSDIGPIRYAASSTVAMLKERIISEWPRDKKIIPRVATDVKLICGGKMLENNKTVAQCRSPFDEISGGFITMHVVVQPSSSKVKTKKVHTLDGGESSPVQGAMIAAESGACFCCKINKGHHKLMMLKCLCCV; from the exons ATGCCGGAGGAGGATCTGGTCGAGCTCAAGTTCCGGCTTTATGATGGCTCGGACATCGGTCCGATCCGCTACGCTGCTTCTTCGACTGTTGCGATGCTCAAGGAAAGGATAATCTCCGAGTGGCCGCGCG ATAAGAAGATCATACCAAGGGTTGCAACTGATGTGAAGCTGATATGTGGCGGCAAGATGTTGGAGAACAACAAAACAGTTGCTCAGTGCAGATCACCTTTTGATGAAATTTCTGGTGGGTTTATCACCATGCATGTTGTTGTCCAACCATCGTCAAGTAAAGTTAAAACAA AGAAAGTGCATACATTGGACGGTGGGGAGTCTTCCCCGGTGCAGGGCGCCATGATTGCTGCCGAGAGTGGTGCATGCTTCTGCTGTAAAATAAACAAAGGCCATCATAAATTAATGATGCTTAAGTGCTTGTGTTGTGTATAA
- the LOC121976905 gene encoding exosome complex component RRP45A-like isoform X2 has product MPIMEHKSMAWRMSVNERKFIETALASDLRVDGRRPFDYRRLNIKFGREDGCSEVQLGRPGESAIELGRVIDRGLRESRAVDMESLCVVAGKLVWSIQVDLHIIDNGGNLVDAANVAALAALLTFQRPECTVGGDNGQDIIIHDPKVVEPLPLVIHHLPISVTFAFYNKGDIMVIDPTHKEESVMGGKMTATINSNGDVCAIQKAGGEGVMPSVVMQCIRIASVKAADITSKLKNAVEVYNTERALRKVKRHPSKMAHQVSVADITLEDKQVKDLPRHQAKMACQPYIGSSQDDEPKVDTRTSTNADGNSSGTHADAFVGGPSKWDPYPLRVGTSQVLGTLTVVKEEQVVSDDHRAVECSLDHTTTSSSGTVSVSDAMQKSNTSKSLKDAVKLKKRKKNRSSTTTR; this is encoded by the exons ATGCCAATCATGGAGCATAAATCGATGGCTTGGCGGATGTCGGTCAATGAACGGAAGTTCATAGAGACCGCACTCGCTTCCGATCTCCGTGTCGACGGCCGGCGCCCTTTTGACTACCGCCGGTTGAACATTAAGTTTGGGAG AGAAGATGGTTGTTCAGAAGTGCAACTAG GGCGCCCTGGAGAATCTGCTATTGAACTTGGTCGTGTTATAGATCGTGGTCTTCG GGAAAGCAGGGCGGTGGATATGGAGTCCCTATGTGTTGTTGCAGGAAAATTAGTGTGGTCTATCCAAGTGGATCTACACATTATTGATAATGGAGG GAATCTAGTAGATGCTGCTAATGTTGCTGCCTTGGCTGCCCTTTTGACATTTCAAAGGCCTGAATGTACAGTAGGAGGAGATAATGGCCAAGATATTATTATTCATGATCCCAAG GTTGTGGAACCCCTTCCTTTGGTTATTCATCATCTTCCAATTTCAGTGACTTTTGCATTTTATAACAAGGGAGATATCATG GTTATTGATCCAACACATAAAGAAGAGTCTGTTATGGGAGGAAAGATGACTGCTACAATAAATTCAAACGGTGATGTTTGTGCAATTCAAAAAGCAGGAGGAGAAGGTGTCATGCCAAGTGTAGTCATGCAGTGTATAAGAATCGCCTCTGTGAAAGCTGCTGATATCACTAGTAAACTTAAGAATGCA GTAGAAGTATACAACACCGAAAGAGCATTACGGAAGGTTAAGCGCCATCCATCTAAAATGGCACACCAAGTTAGTGTTGCGGATATTACACTGGAGGACAAGCAAGTCAAGGATTTGCCAAGACATCAAGCAAAAATGGCATGTCAACCATATATAGGCTCTAGTCAAGATGATGAACCAAAAGTTGATACTAGAACATCTACAAATGCAGATGGCAACAGTAGTGGCACACATGCTGATGCTTTTGTTGGTGGCCCATCAAAATG GGATCCATATCCATTGAGGGTTGGAACATCTCAAGTACTTG GTACCCTAACGGTAGTTAAGGAAGAACAAGTAGTAAGCGATGATCACAGGGCAGTCGAATGTAGTCTTGACCATACAACCACTTCTAGTTCGGGAACTGTTAGTGTTTCAGATGCTATGCAGAAATCTAATACTTCAAAAAGTTTGAAAGATGCAGTGAAGTtgaaaaagagaaagaagaatagATCATCGACCACTACCAGATGA
- the LOC121976904 gene encoding probable catabolite repression protein creC isoform X1 produces the protein MSSPSSASVPFSPAPKRFFKTPEGRYDQIHEKTYPASALHCTHSKSVSQLTIACLKEKPMAEQSQAAPLASNSGSRSVASRFLGVANGGRSLSLVVGNGIGRVALANCRTAGFDEEAVESSTSTELPNYGGGGTFLIYNVADTLFVSDLNLKEKDPIKAIQFSNSSPVCHAFDAEADDGYDLLLGLHCGDVYLVSLRQQLQDTGRKMVAAQHYFYYNMDGATNNSRCICVAWVPGRIGTFVVGHADGNIYVYEKNKEGTSDSSFPVIKDQTQFSISHTRSSKSNPVARWHVCHGPVNSISFSADGACMATVGRDGCLRVFDFAKELLLFGGKSYYGALLCSAWSSDGKYILTGGEDDLVQIWSTEEQKIVAWGEGHNSWISGVAFDSYLQAPNSEEAEQNVVYRFGSVGQDSQLLLWDLAIDELVVPLYGPPGGSPTTKSDLSANGDSISTTGAILPSPSMSDVPKISPIATQQVHLDPLSGLIFTKASLLTVSREGHIKFWRRPGHSDPLKCLSAKNPSFCSSIARVELQKECL, from the exons ATGTCTTCACCGTCGTCCGCATCAGTGCCTTTTTCACCAGCGCCGAAGAGATTTTTTAAGACGCCGGAAGGCCGCTACGACCAAATCCATGAGAAGACATACCCAGCCTCCGCCCTACACTGCACCCATAGCAAGTCGGTGTCCCAG TTGACAATTGCGTGCCTTAAGGAGAAACCAATGGCGGAACAAAGCCAGGCGGCTCCGTTAGCATCAAATTCAGGATCGAGGTCTGTGGCTTCCAGATTTTTAGGGGTCGCCAATGGGGGTCGGTCGCTAAGCCTTGTCGTCGGAAATGGTATCGGTAGAGTAGCATTGGCCAACTGCCGGACCGCTGGGTTTGATGAGGAAGCTGTGGAATCGAGTACCTCGACTGAATTGCCAAATTATGGTGGAGGCGGGACGTTCTTAATTTACAATGTTGCAGACACTTTGTTTGTCAGTGACCTCAATTTGAAAGAGAAG GATCCCATCAAGGCTATCCAATTCAGCAATTCAAGCCCTGTTTGCCATGCATTTGATGCCGAGGCAGATGATGGGTATGATTTGCTCCTCGGGCTGCATTGTGGAGATG TCTACTTGGTATCGCTGAGGCAACAATTACAGGATACAGGAAGGAAGATGGTGGCAGCTCAACATTATTTCTATTATAATATGGATGGAGCAACTAATAACAG CCGGTGCATTTGCGTGGCATGGGTACCTGGACGTATAGGTACTTTTGTTGTTGGTCATGCAGACGGTAATATATATGTATACGAAAAG AACAAGGAAGGAACTTCTGATAGCTCATTTCCTGTAATCAAGGATCAAACTCAGTTTTCTATTTCTCACACACGCTCAAGTAAG AGCAATCCAGTTGCTAGATGGCATGTTTGTCATGGTCCAGTAAACAGCATATCATTCTCAGCTGATGGAGCTTGTATGGCCACTGTCGGTAGAGATG GTTGTTTAAGAGTATTTGATTTTGCCAAAGAGCTTCTATTATTCGGAGGGAAAAGTTATTATGGTGCCTTGCTATGTTCTGCCTGGAG TTCTGATGGAAAATACATATTGACCGGAGGTGAAGATGATCTCGTGCAAATTTGGAGTACAGAGGAGCAAAAGATAGTAGCCTGGGGAGAAGGGCATAATTCATGG ATAAGTGGAGTTGCTTTTGATTCATATTTGCAAGCGCCAAATTCAGAAGAGGCAGAACAAAACGTAGTCTATCGTTTTGGCTCTGTAGGCCAG GACAGTCAGCTGCTTCTGTGGGATCTGGCGATCGATGAACTTGTCGTGCCACTTTATGGTCCACCTGGTGGTTCACCAACCACCAAGAGTGATCTCTCAGCAAATGGGGATAGCATTAGCACCACTGGTGCTATCCTGCCTTCTCCAAGCATGAGTGATGTGCCTAAAATCTCTCCTATTGCAACTCAGCAAGTACACTTGGATCCACTCTCTGGCTTGATATTCACTAAAGCATCATTGCTAACAGTATCCCGCGAAGGCCATATCAAGTTCTGGAGAAGACCTGGCCATTCTGATCCCTTGAAGTGTTTATCTGCGAAGAATCCAAGCTTCTGTTCCAGCATTGCAAGGGTTGAGTTGCAAAAAGAGTGCCTGTGA
- the LOC121976904 gene encoding probable catabolite repression protein creC isoform X3 yields the protein MSSPSSASVPFSPAPKRFFKTPEGRYDQIHEKTYPASALHCTHSKSVSQLTIACLKEKPMAEQSQAAPLASNSGSRSVASRFLGVANGGRSLSLVVGNGIGRVALANCRTAGFDEEAVESSTSTELPNYGGGGTFLIYNVADTLFVSDLNLKEKDPIKAIQFSNSSPVCHAFDAEADDGYDLLLGLHCGDVYLVSLRQQLQDTGRKMVAAQHYFYYNMDGATNNSRCICVAWVPGRIGTFVVGHADGNIYVYEKNKEGTSDSSFPVIKDQTQFSISHTRSSKSNPVARWHVCHGPVNSISFSADGACMATVGRDGCLRVFDFAKELLLFGGKSYYGALLCSAWSSDGKYILTGGEDDLVQIWSTEEQKIVAWGEGHNSWISGVAFDSYLQAPNSEEAEQNVVYRFGSVGQVSKYHLFRDAYNNPIEFRYFDSFT from the exons ATGTCTTCACCGTCGTCCGCATCAGTGCCTTTTTCACCAGCGCCGAAGAGATTTTTTAAGACGCCGGAAGGCCGCTACGACCAAATCCATGAGAAGACATACCCAGCCTCCGCCCTACACTGCACCCATAGCAAGTCGGTGTCCCAG TTGACAATTGCGTGCCTTAAGGAGAAACCAATGGCGGAACAAAGCCAGGCGGCTCCGTTAGCATCAAATTCAGGATCGAGGTCTGTGGCTTCCAGATTTTTAGGGGTCGCCAATGGGGGTCGGTCGCTAAGCCTTGTCGTCGGAAATGGTATCGGTAGAGTAGCATTGGCCAACTGCCGGACCGCTGGGTTTGATGAGGAAGCTGTGGAATCGAGTACCTCGACTGAATTGCCAAATTATGGTGGAGGCGGGACGTTCTTAATTTACAATGTTGCAGACACTTTGTTTGTCAGTGACCTCAATTTGAAAGAGAAG GATCCCATCAAGGCTATCCAATTCAGCAATTCAAGCCCTGTTTGCCATGCATTTGATGCCGAGGCAGATGATGGGTATGATTTGCTCCTCGGGCTGCATTGTGGAGATG TCTACTTGGTATCGCTGAGGCAACAATTACAGGATACAGGAAGGAAGATGGTGGCAGCTCAACATTATTTCTATTATAATATGGATGGAGCAACTAATAACAG CCGGTGCATTTGCGTGGCATGGGTACCTGGACGTATAGGTACTTTTGTTGTTGGTCATGCAGACGGTAATATATATGTATACGAAAAG AACAAGGAAGGAACTTCTGATAGCTCATTTCCTGTAATCAAGGATCAAACTCAGTTTTCTATTTCTCACACACGCTCAAGTAAG AGCAATCCAGTTGCTAGATGGCATGTTTGTCATGGTCCAGTAAACAGCATATCATTCTCAGCTGATGGAGCTTGTATGGCCACTGTCGGTAGAGATG GTTGTTTAAGAGTATTTGATTTTGCCAAAGAGCTTCTATTATTCGGAGGGAAAAGTTATTATGGTGCCTTGCTATGTTCTGCCTGGAG TTCTGATGGAAAATACATATTGACCGGAGGTGAAGATGATCTCGTGCAAATTTGGAGTACAGAGGAGCAAAAGATAGTAGCCTGGGGAGAAGGGCATAATTCATGG ATAAGTGGAGTTGCTTTTGATTCATATTTGCAAGCGCCAAATTCAGAAGAGGCAGAACAAAACGTAGTCTATCGTTTTGGCTCTGTAGGCCAG GTGTCAAAATACCATCTGTTTCGGGATGCATACAACAACCCGATAGAGTTCCGGTACTTTGACAGTTTCACCTAG
- the LOC121976907 gene encoding F-box protein SKIP14-like, with amino-acid sequence MALNFSSRSMLPVPFVHSDNESYLSVFEGSQICVYPFLSGWEVVNAFDCVVGDNQSLSAIDDVCDPVDLLPDDPFGMELNRNMGAALDGLFKASCRDFFGWSLVCSPETQFNYDARAEELDGWPIESFEGFSVNDSLDEESETGLIDGESLNLYCEDNTHSSGGDEGLPHDGLIFSLRYMDLRDLLSLERVCRSLRSAVRNDSLLWRSMLIDSPLSEKITDDVLLQLTRRAQGNLQSLSLIGCPRITDEGLKCVLDNNLSLKKLHIPGCVRLSLESIINILKEYQSKCSPGIEQLKLGRLFSVSQEQYEELKLLLHTDQHQQPQAQKLRFYYTSRSSLGWVDDRAIDIEMCPLCKKYKLVYDCPSESCQGRGFTQCRACDICIARCIQCGKCIKDCRYVETFCLEYLCSDCWKELQEKF; translated from the exons AATCCTACCTATCGGTGTTTGAGGGGAGCCAAATCTGTGTGTACCCATTTTTGTCTGGCTGGGAGGTTGTAAATGCTTTTGACTGCGTTGTTGGGGACAACCAGTCGTTGTCAGCAATAGACGATGTTTGTGATCCTGTTGATCTGTTACCTGATGACCCATTTGGGATGGAGTTAAACAGAAATATGGGAGCTGCTCTAGATGGCTTATTTAAGGCTAGCTGTAGGGACTTCTTTGGATGGAGTTTGGTTTGCTCGCCTGAAACTCAATTTAACTATGATGCTAGGGCAGAAGAGCTTGATGGTTGGCCAATTGAAAGCTTTGAAGGATTCTCTGTTAATGATAGTCTTGATGAAGAGTCTGAAACTGGCTTAATAGACGGTGAATCTTTGAACCTCTATTGTGAAGACAATACCCACTCTAGTGGAGGAGATGAGGGACTTCCACACGATGGACTTATATTCTCACTTAGATATATGGATCTTCGAGATCTCCTCTCACTTGAAAGGGTCTGCAGGTCCTTGCGTTCAGCTGTTCGAAATGACTCTCTTTTGTGGAGATCTATGCTAATAGATTCTCCACTGAGTGAGAAGATAACAGATGATGTTCTCCTGCAACTAACCAGGAGAGCTCAAGGGAACTTGCAATCTTTGAGTCTGATAGGTTGTCCAAGGATTACAGATGAAGGCTTGAAGTGTGTGTTGGACAATAATCTGAGTCTAAAGAAG TTGCATATTCCTGGGTGTGTAAGACTAAGCCTTGAAAGTATAATAAACATCCTCAAGGAATATCAGtcaaaatgttcaccaggaattgAGCAGCTCAAGCTTGGTAGACTTTTCAGTGTATCCCAAGAACAATATGAAGAGTTGAAGTTGTTGCTACACACAGACCAACATCAACAACCCCAAGCTCAGAAATTGAGGTTCTATTACACTAGTCGATCATCTCTTGGTTGGGTTGATGATCGTGCTATTGACATTGAAATGTGCCCACTTTGCAAAAAGTACAAACTAGTCTATGATTGTCCTTCAGAGAGTTGTCAAGGAAGAGGTTTTACGCAATGCAGAGCCTGTGACATTTGCATTGCAAGATGCATCCAGTGTGGAAAATGTATCAAAGACTGCAGGTATGTAGAGACCTTTTGTCTCGAATATTTGTGTTCAGATTGTTGGAAGGAACTACAGGAGAAATTTTAG